Proteins encoded in a region of the Streptomyces akebiae genome:
- a CDS encoding DUF4097 family beta strand repeat-containing protein has product MPSYDTPKAITAIVEYSIGSTRIIASDRTDTVVDVQPANPSSDADLKAVSQTKVTCSGGVLTVKGPRKNSPFGKIGGIDITVALPAGSTLEGTTQVGDFHCSGRLGETRLKTSVGDLHVEETTTALLRSELGMVHLDRATASVEIIAAGRVTVGTVEGGLVVKNGNGDTELAEVTGTLEVSSANGRIDVGAAHSDVEAKSANGGIRLGRVARGKVTLRGSIGDLEVGIPETTAAWLDVHTKVGVLRSTLGSADGPGDAADTVEVTARTSVGDIHIRRA; this is encoded by the coding sequence ATGCCCTCTTACGACACCCCCAAGGCGATCACCGCGATCGTCGAGTACTCCATCGGCAGCACCCGGATCATCGCCTCCGACCGCACCGACACCGTCGTCGACGTCCAGCCCGCCAACCCTTCGTCCGACGCGGACCTCAAGGCCGTCAGCCAGACGAAGGTGACCTGCTCCGGCGGTGTCCTCACGGTGAAGGGCCCGCGCAAGAACTCGCCCTTCGGGAAGATCGGTGGCATCGACATCACCGTCGCCCTGCCGGCCGGCTCCACGCTGGAGGGCACCACCCAGGTCGGTGACTTCCACTGCTCAGGGCGCCTCGGCGAGACGCGGCTGAAGACCTCGGTCGGCGACCTCCACGTCGAGGAGACCACCACCGCGCTGCTGAGGAGCGAACTCGGCATGGTCCACCTGGACCGCGCCACGGCCTCGGTCGAGATCATCGCGGCCGGCCGTGTCACCGTCGGCACGGTGGAGGGCGGCCTGGTCGTCAAGAACGGCAACGGCGACACAGAACTCGCCGAGGTCACCGGCACGCTGGAGGTCTCCTCCGCCAACGGCCGCATCGACGTCGGCGCCGCCCACTCCGACGTGGAGGCCAAGTCCGCCAACGGCGGCATCCGACTGGGCCGGGTCGCCCGCGGCAAGGTCACCCTGCGCGGCTCCATCGGCGACCTGGAGGTCGGCATCCCCGAGACGACGGCCGCGTGGCTCGACGTCCACACCAAGGTGGGTGTCCTGCGCAGCACCCTGGGCTCCGCCGACGGCCCCGGGGACGCAGCCGACACGGTGGAGGTCACCGCCCGCACCTCGGTCGGGGACATCCACATCCGCCGGGCCTGA
- a CDS encoding ATP-binding cassette domain-containing protein, translated as MTRTTTRTSTATTGGATATGATGLTATGLTKSYGDKRVLRGIDLDIPGGTVFALLGPNGAGKTTTVQILSTLIAADSGTARLAGYDLDGEPDAVRKLIGVTGQFAAVDNLLNAEENLMLMADLHHLSRREGRRRAADLLARFDLTEAARKPVATYSGGMRRKLDLAMTLVGDPRIIFLDEPTTGLDPRSRRTMWEIIRSLVDEDGVTIFLTTQYLEEADQLADRIAVLDGGKLVAEGTAEELKRLIPGGHISLRFADPEALELAASHFTATARDDEELTLQIPSDGTVPTLRAVLDILDDAGVTPEALAQHTPDLDDVFLTLTGDKQQQEISR; from the coding sequence ATGACCAGGACCACGACCAGGACCAGTACTGCGACCACCGGAGGCGCCACCGCCACCGGCGCCACCGGCCTCACCGCCACCGGCCTCACCAAGTCGTACGGCGACAAGCGGGTCCTGCGCGGTATCGACCTCGACATCCCGGGCGGCACCGTCTTCGCCCTGCTCGGCCCCAACGGCGCGGGCAAGACCACGACCGTCCAGATCCTGTCGACGCTCATCGCCGCCGACTCCGGGACCGCCCGCCTCGCCGGTTACGATCTGGACGGCGAACCCGACGCCGTACGCAAACTCATCGGTGTCACCGGCCAGTTCGCCGCCGTCGACAACCTCCTCAACGCCGAGGAGAACCTGATGCTCATGGCGGACCTGCACCATCTGTCCCGCCGCGAGGGCCGACGCCGCGCCGCCGACCTGCTTGCGCGCTTCGATCTCACCGAGGCGGCCCGCAAGCCCGTCGCCACCTACTCCGGCGGGATGCGTCGCAAGCTCGACCTGGCGATGACGCTGGTCGGTGACCCACGCATCATCTTCCTCGACGAGCCCACGACCGGCCTGGACCCGCGCTCCCGCCGCACCATGTGGGAAATCATCCGCTCCCTGGTCGACGAGGACGGCGTGACGATCTTCCTCACCACCCAGTACCTGGAGGAGGCCGACCAACTGGCCGACCGTATCGCCGTGCTCGACGGCGGGAAGCTGGTCGCCGAAGGTACGGCGGAGGAGCTCAAGCGGCTGATCCCCGGCGGTCACATCTCCCTCAGGTTCGCCGATCCCGAGGCCCTGGAACTGGCCGCCTCCCACTTCACCGCGACCGCCCGCGACGACGAGGAACTCACCCTCCAGATCCCCTCCGACGGCACCGTCCCCACCCTCCGCGCGGTCCTGGACATCCTCGACGACGCCGGCGTCACCCCCGAGGCGCTCGCGCAGCACACCCCGGACCTCGACGACGTCTTCCTCACCCTGACCGGCGACAAGCAGCAGCAGGAGATCTCCCGATGA
- a CDS encoding ABC transporter permease, with protein MSSVSYAARDSVTMFRRNLKRAIRYPSVVVTIVMMPVLFLLLFNYAFGGALGAGIQGSQAPQGDDADSIAYIDYVAPGIILMTVATGCIGAALSVCMDMTEGIVNRFRTMSISRASFLTGHVLGNLVQTVLGAVVVTGIALAIGFRPNATALEWLAVLGLLTVLALALTWLSAGMGLVAKTVESASNLPMPITFLPFLGSAIVPTDSMPTGLRWFADHQPFTPINETLRGLLMGTEIGDSGWIALAWCTAIGLTGYLWSKSAFKRGVRN; from the coding sequence ATGAGCAGCGTCAGCTACGCGGCCCGTGACTCCGTCACCATGTTCCGCCGCAACTTGAAGCGCGCGATCCGCTACCCGTCCGTCGTCGTCACCATCGTGATGATGCCGGTCCTCTTCCTGCTCCTCTTCAACTACGCCTTCGGCGGCGCACTCGGAGCCGGCATCCAGGGCTCGCAGGCGCCGCAGGGCGACGACGCCGACTCCATCGCCTACATCGACTACGTCGCACCCGGCATCATCCTGATGACGGTCGCCACCGGCTGCATCGGAGCCGCCCTCAGCGTGTGCATGGACATGACCGAGGGCATCGTGAACCGCTTCCGCACCATGTCGATCTCACGGGCCTCGTTCCTCACCGGCCACGTCCTGGGCAACCTCGTCCAGACCGTCCTCGGCGCCGTCGTGGTCACCGGCATTGCCCTGGCCATCGGCTTCCGACCGAACGCCACCGCCCTGGAGTGGCTCGCCGTCCTCGGCCTGCTGACCGTCCTGGCCCTGGCCCTGACCTGGCTCTCGGCAGGAATGGGCCTGGTCGCCAAGACCGTCGAGTCCGCCAGCAACTTGCCCATGCCCATCACCTTCCTCCCCTTCCTGGGCAGCGCCATCGTCCCCACCGACTCCATGCCGACCGGCTTGCGCTGGTTCGCCGACCACCAGCCCTTCACCCCCATCAACGAAACCCTGCGCGGCCTGCTGATGGGCACCGAAATCGGCGACAGCGGCTGGATCGCCCTGGCCTGGTGCACGGCCATCGGCCTCACCGGCTACCTCTGGTCCAAGTCGGCCTTCAAGCGGGGCGTCCGCAACTGA